The Streptomyces sp. NBC_00691 genome has a segment encoding these proteins:
- a CDS encoding collagenase translates to MRSSLLTSAVAVTLLASSGQTGVFAADTDARATAVPAASTGAPAPRAGHGTNPFDEVERLATAPSQTFGPAPAPGSLATGRVPGRAPATAVAARTFAVGTTTTAAGVPCTLDGVTGLGPEQFADFLADPAVLADDCLRGLIWTWDARLTPVMSDAHVQAVARRISALAAAHDGRNSSHLEEMFTYLHAVAYHDYARDEIDTTDAPTVNAVRQAVADFGNAARTFDVTKANAVTLREALYAASAPGLRQHQLGLIKRVLATMDPSHTATHLDPSWAGAALAALSVNYLGVYPGNQDAAFQAAAAADPAYRALFKAFAGYSHLKGTANDWVARDALGEYGRFGEIPSLRTAVTADLGGLLGQVVTTFGRGSQQWAKIVSWLNYFDACKPYGVCKADIEAQIFPYTYTYDNGGIKVRTGLDRATVDQLYYASKQVKAQFHRVVGTEQPLAGDPNTTLTIVLYGSRADYENYHPILTGMDTNNGGIYIERGATFYTYQRRVPQDSSLTLEELFRHEYTHYLNGRYAVPGFFGEGPWYQGDRTTFMDEGTAEFFDGATRSDGIKVRKSLVRGIINDTAGGGPRMNLRQILNATYDGDGFRFYNYAGTFFEFLWNERPSLLREMYTHLRNNDVAAYDAWRVRLGGDAGLQSGYNRFLDTQIADVDRLYVPNTTFTPDAQLRDAALDAVKSTFATATYNTPDCVEKGEPGKRRFVCTGRITANLSNWGSADQNFKDMSETVDYFILDRAGAASNNLADMNCSFGPIDIWSTRVAGTSSFSCEGPLRS, encoded by the coding sequence GTGCGTTCGTCCCTGCTGACCTCCGCCGTCGCGGTGACCCTCCTGGCCTCCTCGGGCCAGACCGGGGTCTTCGCGGCCGACACGGACGCCCGCGCCACCGCTGTCCCCGCAGCGTCGACCGGCGCTCCGGCCCCCCGGGCCGGGCACGGAACCAACCCGTTCGACGAGGTGGAGCGCCTCGCCACCGCTCCAAGCCAGACCTTCGGGCCCGCGCCCGCTCCCGGCAGCCTCGCCACCGGGCGCGTCCCCGGCCGGGCCCCGGCAACCGCCGTCGCCGCGCGTACCTTCGCCGTCGGCACCACGACGACCGCCGCCGGCGTTCCCTGCACGCTCGACGGCGTCACCGGGCTCGGCCCCGAGCAGTTCGCCGACTTCCTCGCCGACCCCGCGGTCCTCGCCGACGACTGTCTGCGCGGACTCATCTGGACCTGGGACGCCCGGCTCACCCCCGTCATGTCCGACGCCCACGTCCAGGCCGTCGCCCGCCGGATATCCGCCCTGGCCGCCGCCCACGACGGCCGCAACTCCTCCCATCTGGAGGAGATGTTCACCTACCTGCACGCCGTCGCGTACCACGACTACGCACGCGACGAGATCGACACCACCGACGCGCCCACCGTGAACGCCGTCCGCCAGGCCGTCGCCGACTTCGGCAACGCGGCCCGCACGTTCGACGTCACCAAGGCCAACGCCGTCACCCTGCGCGAGGCCCTCTACGCGGCCAGCGCCCCCGGACTCCGGCAGCACCAGCTCGGCCTGATCAAGCGGGTCCTCGCCACCATGGACCCCTCGCACACCGCCACGCACCTCGACCCGTCCTGGGCGGGTGCCGCGCTCGCCGCGCTCTCCGTCAACTACCTGGGCGTCTACCCGGGCAACCAGGACGCCGCCTTCCAGGCCGCGGCCGCCGCCGATCCGGCGTACCGCGCCCTCTTCAAGGCCTTCGCGGGCTACAGCCACCTGAAGGGCACCGCCAACGACTGGGTGGCCCGCGACGCCCTCGGCGAGTACGGCCGCTTCGGTGAGATCCCCAGCCTGCGGACAGCCGTCACCGCCGACCTCGGCGGACTGCTCGGCCAGGTGGTCACCACGTTCGGCCGCGGCAGCCAGCAGTGGGCCAAGATCGTCTCGTGGCTCAACTACTTCGACGCCTGCAAGCCGTACGGCGTCTGCAAGGCGGACATCGAGGCGCAGATCTTCCCGTACACCTACACCTACGACAACGGCGGGATCAAGGTCCGCACGGGGCTCGACCGGGCCACCGTCGACCAGCTCTACTACGCGAGCAAGCAGGTCAAGGCGCAGTTCCACCGGGTGGTCGGCACCGAGCAGCCGCTCGCGGGCGACCCCAACACCACCCTCACCATCGTCCTGTACGGCTCCCGGGCCGACTACGAGAACTACCACCCCATCCTCACCGGGATGGACACCAACAACGGCGGCATCTACATCGAGCGCGGCGCCACCTTCTACACCTACCAGCGCCGCGTCCCGCAGGACTCCTCGCTGACGCTCGAAGAGCTCTTCCGCCACGAGTACACCCACTACCTCAACGGCCGCTACGCGGTCCCCGGCTTCTTCGGCGAGGGCCCCTGGTACCAGGGCGACCGCACCACCTTCATGGACGAGGGCACCGCCGAGTTCTTCGACGGCGCCACCCGCAGCGACGGCATCAAGGTCCGCAAGTCCCTGGTCCGCGGCATCATCAACGACACGGCGGGCGGCGGCCCCCGGATGAACCTCCGGCAGATCCTCAACGCCACCTACGACGGCGACGGCTTCCGCTTCTACAACTACGCGGGAACCTTCTTCGAGTTCCTCTGGAACGAGCGGCCCTCCCTGCTCCGCGAGATGTACACCCACCTGCGGAACAACGACGTGGCCGCGTACGACGCCTGGCGGGTCCGCCTCGGCGGCGACGCGGGCCTGCAGAGCGGCTACAACCGCTTCCTCGACACCCAGATCGCCGACGTCGACAGGCTCTACGTCCCCAACACCACGTTCACGCCCGACGCCCAGCTGCGCGACGCGGCCCTGGACGCGGTGAAGTCGACCTTCGCCACCGCCACCTACAACACCCCCGACTGCGTCGAGAAGGGCGAGCCGGGCAAGCGCCGGTTCGTCTGCACCGGCCGGATCACCGCCAATCTGTCCAACTGGGGCAGCGCGGACCAGAACTTCAAGGACATGTCCGAGACGGTCGACTACTTCATCCTCGACCGCGCGGGCGCCGCCTCCAACAACCTGGCCGACATGAACTGCTCCTTCGGGCCGATCGACATCTGGTCCACCAGGGTCGCCGGCACGTCGAGCTTCAGCTGTGAAGGCCCCCTCCGTAGCTGA
- a CDS encoding HdeD family acid-resistance protein — protein MATSPGPAPRAGPEDGADGAPSASTIDPADQLARLGRSWVWLLGAAMATLVPGILALVWPDVTLHVLAVLIGVYLLLTGVFRFVTVFGRGSERVPGLIVAVLCVLGGVLCLRNPLQTIAALSLITGAVWLVSGIVTLYTAIATENMPHRGVVMAVAALGIVAGIVVLALPTESARTLTRLLGLWLVLLGLAETAAALAWRSALRRAGVTGHDAPGPAV, from the coding sequence ATGGCAACGTCACCGGGTCCCGCACCCCGTGCCGGACCGGAGGACGGAGCGGACGGGGCTCCGTCCGCCTCCACGATCGACCCGGCGGATCAGCTGGCGCGTCTCGGCCGATCGTGGGTCTGGCTCCTCGGCGCCGCGATGGCGACGCTGGTCCCGGGCATCCTGGCGCTCGTGTGGCCGGATGTCACCCTGCACGTCCTGGCCGTGCTCATCGGCGTGTACCTGCTGCTGACCGGTGTCTTCCGGTTCGTGACCGTGTTCGGGCGCGGCAGTGAACGCGTGCCCGGCCTGATCGTCGCCGTCCTGTGCGTCCTGGGCGGGGTGCTGTGTCTGAGGAACCCGCTCCAGACGATCGCCGCGCTCTCGCTGATCACCGGCGCCGTCTGGCTGGTGTCCGGCATCGTCACCCTCTACACGGCCATCGCCACCGAGAACATGCCGCACCGCGGCGTCGTCATGGCCGTCGCCGCCCTCGGCATCGTGGCGGGGATCGTGGTGCTGGCACTGCCGACGGAGTCGGCCCGGACACTGACCAGGCTGCTCGGACTCTGGCTCGTCCTCCTCGGCCTGGCCGAGACGGCCGCCGCGCTGGCGTGGCGGTCGGCACTGCGCAGGGCGGGCGTCACGGGCCACGACGCGCCCGGCCCGGCCGTCTGA
- a CDS encoding tellurite resistance/C4-dicarboxylate transporter family protein — protein sequence MNRYAGHWAAWPPVFGAAVMATGILSVGLSLTGFEVVSVVTLWLATTLWLLLAVGFTALLVRDRRRWEASADTPPALTAVAATTVLGVRFEILGLTPVAVALLVVAALVWPVMLIAVLRHLPRRAPGAVFLICVATQGLAVLCAVLAPEAGDRLAQVALGLFLLGLALYVDALARFDVRQVVTGAGDHWIAGGALAISALAGAKLIASGVWSGGAATTLRTTTLVLTALDLAWYAVLLCAEFARPRLGYDVRRWATVFPLGMTAVASLSVAAATGVGWLEGLGRALLWIAVAVWLPTAYGFARSLTTTAARPHA from the coding sequence ATGAACCGGTACGCCGGGCACTGGGCGGCGTGGCCGCCGGTATTCGGTGCCGCGGTCATGGCCACCGGCATCCTGTCGGTCGGTCTGAGCCTGACCGGCTTCGAGGTGGTCTCCGTCGTCACGTTGTGGCTGGCCACCACGCTGTGGCTGCTGCTGGCGGTCGGCTTCACGGCCCTGCTCGTGCGGGACCGGCGCCGCTGGGAGGCGAGCGCCGACACCCCGCCGGCACTCACCGCGGTGGCTGCCACGACGGTGCTCGGCGTCCGGTTCGAGATCCTCGGTCTCACTCCGGTGGCCGTGGCACTCCTGGTGGTCGCCGCACTGGTGTGGCCCGTGATGCTGATCGCCGTGCTCCGCCACCTGCCCCGGCGAGCGCCGGGCGCGGTGTTCCTGATCTGCGTGGCCACCCAAGGGCTCGCGGTGTTGTGTGCCGTCCTCGCGCCGGAGGCCGGTGACCGGCTCGCGCAGGTGGCTCTCGGCCTCTTCCTCCTGGGACTCGCCCTCTACGTCGACGCCCTGGCCCGTTTCGACGTCCGCCAGGTGGTGACGGGCGCGGGCGACCACTGGATCGCGGGCGGGGCCCTGGCGATCTCGGCGCTCGCCGGAGCGAAGCTCATCGCCTCGGGCGTCTGGTCGGGAGGCGCGGCCACGACGCTGCGCACGACCACGCTTGTCCTGACGGCGCTCGATCTGGCCTGGTACGCGGTCCTGCTGTGCGCCGAGTTCGCCCGCCCGCGCCTCGGCTACGACGTCCGTCGGTGGGCGACGGTCTTCCCGCTCGGGATGACGGCGGTGGCCTCCCTGTCGGTCGCGGCCGCCACCGGAGTCGGATGGCTGGAAGGCCTGGGCCGGGCGCTGCTGTGGATCGCCGTCGCCGTATGGCTTCCCACCGCCTACGGCTTCGCCCGTTCACTCACCACCACGGCCGCACGGCCACACGCCTGA
- a CDS encoding SHOCT domain-containing protein, with amino-acid sequence MMYLAYDYPLLNVFWTMLWFFLWVLWFILLFRIITDIFRDKDMNGWAKGGWLAFVILLPFLGVLVYVIARGKNMGHREISQARAQQREFDAYIRETAAGAPRPSNAEELTRLSELRSRGHITEEEFSRAKALVLTDDRPAASPAPGTPPTPDVPPTPGR; translated from the coding sequence ATGATGTACCTCGCCTACGACTACCCGCTGCTCAACGTCTTCTGGACCATGCTCTGGTTCTTCCTCTGGGTCCTGTGGTTCATCCTGCTCTTCCGGATCATCACCGACATCTTCCGCGACAAGGACATGAACGGATGGGCCAAGGGCGGGTGGCTCGCCTTCGTCATCCTGCTGCCCTTCCTCGGTGTCCTCGTGTATGTGATCGCCCGCGGCAAGAACATGGGCCACCGCGAGATCTCGCAGGCCCGTGCCCAGCAGCGGGAGTTCGACGCCTACATCCGTGAGACCGCGGCCGGTGCCCCGCGGCCCAGCAACGCCGAGGAACTGACCAGGCTCTCCGAACTCCGCTCCCGCGGGCACATCACCGAAGAGGAGTTCAGCCGGGCGAAGGCGCTGGTCCTGACCGACGACCGGCCGGCCGCGAGCCCCGCACCCGGCACCCCTCCCACCCCCGACGTCCCTCCCACCCCCGGACGCTGA
- a CDS encoding rhodanese-like domain-containing protein: MSTSPTHTRTLTVGEAEARLPALYVVDVRAPGEFASGRLPGAVSIPLDRVEERVSDLRDAAANGPLLLVCASGARSEKAVAALASHGVVAASLTGGTRGWVSAGHPLEYPPGPVRKVWGMERQVRFAAGSLVLLGLALGLLVHPAFQALSAAVAGGLVFSALTDTCGMAVVLGRLPFNRRGSVPHS; the protein is encoded by the coding sequence ATGAGCACATCCCCCACCCACACCCGTACGCTCACCGTCGGCGAAGCGGAGGCTCGGCTGCCCGCGTTGTACGTGGTCGACGTCCGCGCCCCGGGCGAGTTCGCCTCCGGTCGACTGCCCGGAGCCGTCAGCATCCCCCTGGACCGCGTCGAGGAACGGGTGTCCGATCTGCGGGACGCCGCCGCGAACGGTCCGCTCCTCTTGGTGTGTGCCTCCGGTGCCCGCTCCGAGAAGGCCGTCGCGGCCCTCGCCTCCCACGGGGTCGTCGCGGCGAGTCTCACCGGTGGCACCCGGGGCTGGGTCTCGGCCGGGCATCCGCTCGAATACCCGCCGGGTCCCGTGCGGAAGGTCTGGGGGATGGAGCGTCAGGTGCGCTTCGCCGCAGGGTCCCTGGTCCTGCTGGGTCTGGCTCTCGGGCTTCTCGTCCATCCCGCGTTCCAGGCGCTCTCGGCGGCGGTCGCCGGGGGCCTGGTGTTCTCGGCGCTCACCGACACCTGCGGTATGGCGGTGGTCCTGGGCCGGCTCCCCTTCAACCGGCGCGGCTCGGTACCGCACAGCTGA
- a CDS encoding DUF7144 family membrane protein, whose translation MASTHTTRPSGTTGQAWAGGLTVFAAVMLGITGLVGIFRGIMAIAEDEVFVDTPNYVFKFDLTSWGWIHLILGLVALLVSFGLYRTATWARVAGVGIAALIIIANFLSLPYYPAWSILMIAMSGFIVWALCTVKRDDSLRA comes from the coding sequence ATGGCCTCCACCCACACCACACGGCCGTCCGGTACGACGGGACAGGCCTGGGCCGGCGGACTGACCGTCTTCGCCGCCGTCATGCTCGGGATCACCGGCCTCGTCGGGATCTTCCGCGGCATCATGGCGATCGCGGAGGACGAGGTGTTCGTCGACACGCCCAACTACGTCTTCAAGTTCGACCTCACCTCATGGGGCTGGATCCACCTGATCCTCGGCCTCGTCGCGCTCCTCGTGAGCTTCGGGCTGTACCGGACGGCCACATGGGCACGCGTGGCCGGCGTGGGCATCGCCGCCCTCATCATCATCGCCAACTTCCTGTCCCTGCCCTACTACCCGGCCTGGTCGATCCTGATGATCGCCATGTCGGGATTCATCGTCTGGGCCCTGTGCACGGTGAAGCGCGACGACAGCCTGCGCGCCTAG
- a CDS encoding DUF1996 domain-containing protein, whose amino-acid sequence MIRRSVHLSTLLAGALAVVLAAALSVTLTARTAWAAAVVVQAESYAAQSGAGVEATADTGGGQNVAYLADGDWLRFDAVDLASGPLTASARIASATGGPGTVELRTGSPTGPLLAAFQITPTGGWQNWATRTAEITTHATGPQTLFAVVRSAAPGDFVDINWFSFDNGTGGTAPGWVGIDQAAWNAQLAQYRAMTPATVPAGTVRVPEFNATCTYSHSKPDDPIVAPALPGASHMHSFFGNRSTDAFTTTQSLLAHQGTSCTPAKDLSAYWIPTLYQDGRAVESDGMIVYYGSRLPDPTATVPFPQGFRMIAGNAKSQVPTPAGSVNQFFCAGEGGEIGRSADGNWPVCAPTAKLVHQLLFPDCWDGKHLDSPDHKSHVAFAQNGTCGGDHPVAIPSVSFVIGYPTSGSATGFSLSSGMASSIHGDFFNAWDNAALGHRVRDCIAQSAKCNSAGTF is encoded by the coding sequence ATGATCCGACGATCCGTCCACCTCTCCACCCTCTTGGCGGGGGCACTGGCCGTCGTCCTGGCCGCCGCGCTCAGCGTCACGCTCACCGCCCGGACCGCGTGGGCCGCCGCCGTCGTCGTCCAGGCCGAGTCCTACGCCGCGCAGTCCGGCGCCGGTGTCGAAGCGACCGCGGACACCGGCGGAGGGCAGAACGTCGCCTATCTCGCCGACGGCGACTGGCTGCGCTTCGACGCCGTCGACCTCGCCTCCGGCCCCCTGACGGCCTCCGCCCGCATCGCCTCCGCCACGGGCGGCCCCGGGACCGTGGAGCTGCGCACCGGATCACCGACCGGCCCGCTGCTCGCCGCCTTCCAGATCACCCCGACCGGGGGCTGGCAGAACTGGGCGACCCGTACCGCCGAGATCACCACCCATGCCACCGGCCCGCAGACGCTGTTCGCCGTCGTCCGCAGCGCCGCACCCGGCGACTTCGTCGACATCAACTGGTTCTCGTTCGACAACGGCACCGGCGGCACCGCCCCCGGCTGGGTCGGCATCGACCAGGCCGCGTGGAACGCCCAACTGGCGCAGTACCGGGCCATGACCCCGGCCACCGTGCCCGCCGGCACGGTCCGCGTACCCGAGTTCAACGCCACCTGCACCTACAGCCACTCCAAGCCGGACGACCCCATCGTCGCCCCGGCCCTGCCCGGCGCGTCCCACATGCACAGCTTCTTCGGCAACAGGAGCACCGACGCGTTCACCACGACCCAGAGCCTGCTCGCCCATCAGGGCACCAGCTGCACCCCCGCCAAGGACCTCTCCGCCTACTGGATCCCCACCCTGTACCAGGACGGCAGGGCCGTCGAGAGCGACGGCATGATCGTCTACTACGGGTCGAGGCTGCCCGACCCCACGGCGACGGTGCCCTTCCCCCAAGGCTTCCGCATGATCGCCGGCAACGCCAAGTCCCAGGTCCCGACTCCCGCGGGCTCGGTCAACCAGTTCTTCTGCGCCGGCGAGGGCGGTGAGATCGGACGCAGTGCCGACGGCAACTGGCCGGTCTGCGCCCCGACCGCCAAGCTCGTCCACCAGCTGCTCTTCCCCGACTGCTGGGACGGCAAGCACCTCGACAGCCCGGATCACAAGTCGCACGTCGCCTTCGCCCAGAACGGCACATGCGGCGGCGACCACCCCGTCGCCATCCCGTCCGTCTCCTTCGTCATCGGCTACCCGACCTCCGGGAGCGCCACCGGCTTCTCCCTGTCATCCGGCATGGCGTCGTCCATCCACGGCGACTTCTTCAACGCCTGGGACAACGCTGCCCTGGGGCACCGGGTGAGGGACTGCATCGCGCAGAGCGCCAAGTGCAACTCCGCCGGCACCTTCTGA
- a CDS encoding DUF305 domain-containing protein — MAWALLAALMVTGCTTQPVTGPPRAAAFNATDTAWIQLMIPMSERARLLTGLAPSRTTDPALTDLAARAGSRLEEERVRLGALLDLAGIPDTRPHEGHNMPGMVSLDTLAGAKRATGKDFARILTAGLRAHYAQTLTLCAGERASGGAKEAKDLAAVIERSAAEELDRLGP, encoded by the coding sequence ATGGCGTGGGCCCTGCTCGCGGCGCTCATGGTCACCGGCTGCACCACGCAGCCGGTGACCGGCCCGCCGCGGGCAGCGGCCTTCAACGCCACCGACACCGCCTGGATCCAGCTGATGATTCCCATGAGCGAGCGGGCCCGCCTCCTGACCGGCCTCGCACCCTCGCGCACGACGGATCCGGCCCTGACGGACCTCGCCGCCCGGGCCGGATCACGACTGGAGGAGGAACGGGTGAGACTGGGCGCACTCCTGGACCTCGCGGGGATCCCGGACACCCGCCCCCACGAGGGGCACAACATGCCGGGCATGGTCAGCCTGGACACCCTCGCCGGGGCGAAGCGGGCGACCGGCAAGGACTTCGCACGCATCCTCACCGCCGGGCTCCGCGCGCACTACGCGCAGACCCTGACCCTGTGCGCCGGTGAGCGGGCCTCGGGCGGCGCGAAGGAGGCGAAGGACCTGGCCGCCGTCATCGAGAGGAGTGCCGCCGAGGAACTCGACCGACTGGGCCCCTGA
- a CDS encoding histidine phosphatase family protein, whose amino-acid sequence MGDLILIRHGETRWSVAGRHTGRTDLPLTPDGEAEARTLAPFFEGRSPSFVLTSPLRRARHTAELAGLRDAVSDEDLCEWDYGGYEGLTTARIRETRPGWSLWEDGVPPHEDGRPGESAVDVGRRADRVLARVTPLLAASQEDGVVVAHAHLLRVLTARYLGLPPSEGRLFLLTTATLCRLSTEHGLPVVAGWNQRPLPRVPA is encoded by the coding sequence ATGGGTGACCTCATCCTGATCCGTCACGGCGAGACGCGGTGGAGCGTCGCCGGGCGGCACACCGGCCGCACCGATCTGCCGCTCACACCGGACGGCGAGGCGGAGGCACGCACGCTCGCCCCGTTCTTCGAGGGCCGCTCCCCCTCCTTCGTGCTCACCAGCCCCTTGCGGCGGGCCCGGCACACCGCGGAACTCGCCGGGCTGCGGGATGCGGTGAGCGACGAGGACCTGTGCGAGTGGGACTACGGCGGGTACGAGGGCCTGACCACGGCCCGGATCCGCGAGACCCGGCCCGGCTGGTCGCTGTGGGAGGACGGCGTGCCGCCGCACGAAGACGGCCGGCCGGGCGAGTCCGCCGTCGACGTGGGGCGCCGCGCCGACCGGGTGCTGGCGCGCGTCACGCCACTCCTCGCCGCCTCGCAGGAGGACGGTGTGGTGGTCGCGCACGCGCATCTGCTGCGCGTCCTCACCGCCCGCTACCTCGGGCTGCCGCCGTCCGAGGGGCGGCTGTTCCTCCTGACGACGGCGACGCTCTGCAGGCTGTCCACGGAGCACGGACTGCCGGTGGTCGCCGGCTGGAACCAGCGCCCGCTCCCCCGAGTCCCCGCGTGA